A single Anopheles funestus chromosome 2RL, idAnoFuneDA-416_04, whole genome shotgun sequence DNA region contains:
- the LOC125761300 gene encoding uncharacterized protein LOC125761300, with translation MQLFKCLLAIGCLATVSFAHSASATLPISSNSIDDSNGPQQQQQTPRAGSYLGEIKYLYKTYQDCASGDVSTCLKMKLFTILDRVSRSTKDFKLSEGVRFVRDQESAADVAPVKTEAQLEAELPRSLDEKERSLNSMLFDKVLSFFQSHTLQVKFPSSEEIKRSMDEVRGGGGGFGGGAGGGGFGGGKDKDKKNGHWIMIPLLLGSTLVPLAFGALALLAGKALIVSKLALALASIIGIKKLISSGNGHHESAHEVVVSGGHGGGWGRIGSGQGLAYNGYGHYAQ, from the exons ATGCAACTGTTCAAGTGCTTACTGGCGATCGGGTGTTTAGCGACAGTGTCCTTCGCCCACAGTGCTTCCGCCACGCTGCCGATCAGCTCGAACTCGATCGACGACAGCAATGgaccgcagcagcaacagcagacgCCCCGTGCCGGCTCGTACCTCGGCGAGATCAAGTACCTGTACAAGACGTACCAGGACTGTGCCAGCGGCGATGTTTCCACCTGCCTGAAGATGAAACTGTTCACCATTCTGGACCGTGTGTCGCGCTCGACCAAGGACTTCAAGTTGAGCGAGGGCGTGCGATTCGTGCGCGATCAGGAATCGGCCGCTGACGTTGCCCCGGTAAAGACTGAGGCCCAGCTGGAGGCTGAACTGCCCCGTTCGCTCGACGAGAAGGAACGCTCGCTCAACTCGATGCTCTTCGACAAGGTCCTGTCGTTCTTCCAGTCCCACACCCTGCAA GTCAAGTTCCCGTCCAGCGAGGAAATCAAGCGCTCCATGGATGAGGTCCGCGGCGGAGGCGGTGGCTTCGGAGGTGGTGCCGGAGGCGGTGGCTTCGGAGGTGGCAAGGACAAGGACAAGAAGAACGGCCACTGGATCATGATCCCGCTTCTGCTCGGCAGCACGCTCGTCCCGCTCGCTTTCGGTGCCCTTGCCCTGCTCGCCGGTAAGGCACTCATCGTTTCCAAGCTGGCTCTCGCCCTCGCCTCGATCATCGGCATCAAGAAGCTGATCTCGAGCGGTAACGGCCATCACGAGTCCGCCCATGAGGTGGTCGTGTCCGGTGGACACGGTGGCGGCTGGGGTCGTATCGGATCCGGACAGGGTCTTGCCTACAACGGCTACGGACACTACGCCCAGTAA
- the LOC125761299 gene encoding uncharacterized protein LOC125761299, with protein MAFAYKVAGVLCVVLAVTVALPAEETGRSSRNAIGGGESDLVGSIYKECLSSDSVSCVKYKLFSFIDRVVAKRSVFALTDGVTVVKTPGVPETEGAPRALTGDESLESLLLSRVQSFLATHTIKVDLKGADIVNAVTSTGRALEDVSENLLAADSDDEEKSDGPAGGEARGKKKKAAKILGPLLLAVALKAAALLPLLLGAIALIAGKALLIGKIALVLSAIIGLKKLLSQEKHVTYEVVAHPHHSTSHTSSHGDAYSLGGSYGGGDVGGYSASSGHGGWGRSIQDAQDVAYSGQKP; from the coding sequence ATGGCCTTCGCCTACAAGGTAGCCGGTGTGCTGTGCGTAGTCCTAGCCGTGACCGTGGCACTGCCAGCCGAAGAAACTGGCCGCTCGTCCCGGAATGCCATCGGCGGTGGTGAAAGCGATCTGGTCGGCAGCATCTACAAGGAGTGCCTATCGTCCGATTCGGTGTCCTGCGTCAAGTACAAGCTGTTCAGCTTCATCGATCGGGTCGTGGCTAAGCGTAGCGTGTTCGCCCTTACCGACGGTGTAACCGTGGTCAAGACGCCTGGCGTACCCGAAACCGAAGGTGCACCGCGTGCTCTAACCGGCGATGAATCGCTCGAATCGCTGCTGCTGTCCCGCGTTCAGTCCTTCCTGGCCACGCACACGATCAAGGTCGACCTGAAGGGTGCCGACATTGTCAATGCCGTAACCTCGACCGGCCGTGCCCTTGAGGATGTCTCGGAAAACCTGCTGGCTGCCGATTCGGATGATGAGGAAAAGTCGGACGGTCCGGCCGGTGGTGAAGCACGtggcaagaagaagaaggccgCCAAGATCCTGGGCCCGCTGCTGTTGGCCGTTGCGCTGAAGGCTGCCGCTCTGCTCCCACTGCTGCTCGGTGCGATCGCACTGATCGCCGGTAAGGCCCTGCTCATCGGCAAGATCGCTCTGGTTCTATCCGCCATCATCGGGCTGAAGAAACTGCTGTCGCAGGAGAAGCACGTCACGTACGAGGTCGTTGCCCATCCGCACCATTCCACCAGCCACACGTCCAGCCACGGTGATGCTTACTCGCTCGGTGGGTCGTACGGTGGTGGCGATGTCGGTGGATACAGCGCCAGCTCCGGCCACGGTGGCTGGGGACGTTCGATCCAGGACGCGCAGGACGTTGCGTACAGCGGCCAGAAGCCTTAA